A genomic region of Candidatus Pseudomonas phytovorans contains the following coding sequences:
- a CDS encoding DUF3144 domain-containing protein, translating into MTQATDQAFYDRADAHIDLANQQIEKFEDLGKVSASLTFGAARFSAWMSARSFKSGAELAAAREEILKYFCEQYRMMLEDNVDEHIEHFEQLVLGKDA; encoded by the coding sequence ATGACCCAAGCGACCGATCAGGCCTTCTATGACCGCGCCGATGCGCACATCGACCTGGCCAACCAGCAGATTGAAAAATTCGAAGACCTGGGCAAGGTGAGCGCCTCGCTGACCTTCGGCGCCGCGCGTTTCAGCGCCTGGATGAGCGCCCGCAGCTTCAAGAGCGGCGCGGAACTGGCGGCAGCCCGGGAGGAAATTTTGAAGTACTTCTGCGAGCAATACCGGATGATGCTCGAAGACAACGTGGATGAGCACATCGAGCATTTTGAACAACTTGTGCTGGGCAAGGACGCCTGA
- a CDS encoding HAD-IA family hydrolase — protein sequence MLFFQGKQILSAIFDMDGTLFDTERLRFKTLKQASLEIFGKELGEHTLIGSLGLNEKKSEALAKAHNGEDFPYAEIRKRADELELEYVRNHGVPIKAGLMEVLERLRKSGLTMAVATSSRRAIAEEYLINANVLKYFDITVCGDEVSQGKPHPEIFLKAARALNCEPGQCFMVEDSENGMLSAMRAEGQAILIEDIKPPAAEIRAGALKAYRSMTEFLADLSECVPDLGMPELNESFPASMNQFRVGIHGFGAIGGGYLTQVFSHWDGYTRPCEIIAATRSRMLRESVNAFGRYSVRYGATSFDQTIDNVRMIDLDDDDAVIGMYTTAEIIGLSLPEQAIRNQAKVIAKGLLQRFERRGRELTLLIVLNKVGGAAFVRRHVQAELALLCPPAIGQQVLEKTHFAETVVSRIVSKLSNDALVRQLRIKSQIFQNSLEDEPAIAKNASTPMPEYERLIGRFRPFAQPSSAMSQLHLILFNSEPDMPLYVEHGSDLLERLRQVKTVPDITQIQVIKNRLWNGPHAIVAWYASLLGHHSVGQGMGDARVSELAERLIRQEVGPALVAEYPQMAEVVSRFADTFLERCKTSFKDPCARVGRDPLRKLQRNERIFSSIDLARKHGIETPTLAFGAALAIHHALRSEDDKALEARAIRQVYQDNDGSVESVLICDVDGNGKRFPGLDPIRDAQLISAISGAFRQYPLGDVATRLDDFCIGA from the coding sequence ATGCTCTTCTTTCAAGGTAAACAGATTCTCAGCGCCATCTTCGACATGGATGGCACCCTCTTCGACACCGAACGCTTGCGCTTCAAGACACTGAAGCAAGCCTCGCTGGAGATCTTTGGCAAAGAGCTGGGCGAGCACACGTTAATTGGCTCGCTGGGCCTCAACGAGAAGAAATCCGAGGCCCTGGCCAAGGCACATAACGGTGAAGACTTCCCCTACGCCGAAATCCGCAAACGTGCGGATGAACTTGAGCTGGAGTACGTGCGCAATCACGGCGTACCGATCAAGGCCGGCCTGATGGAGGTGCTGGAGCGCCTGCGCAAGTCAGGCTTGACCATGGCGGTGGCCACATCCAGCCGCCGTGCGATTGCCGAGGAATACCTGATCAATGCCAATGTGCTGAAGTACTTCGACATCACCGTCTGCGGCGATGAAGTCAGCCAGGGCAAACCGCACCCCGAGATTTTCCTGAAAGCCGCCCGCGCGCTCAATTGCGAGCCAGGCCAGTGCTTCATGGTCGAGGACTCGGAGAACGGCATGCTGTCGGCCATGCGTGCCGAAGGCCAGGCGATCCTGATCGAAGACATCAAGCCACCTGCCGCCGAGATCAGGGCAGGCGCGCTCAAGGCTTACCGCAGCATGACCGAATTCCTGGCTGATCTGAGCGAGTGCGTTCCAGACCTCGGCATGCCCGAACTGAACGAAAGCTTCCCGGCTTCCATGAACCAGTTCCGTGTGGGCATTCATGGGTTTGGCGCCATCGGTGGTGGTTACCTGACGCAGGTCTTTTCCCACTGGGATGGCTACACCCGGCCTTGTGAGATCATCGCCGCGACGCGCTCGCGCATGCTTCGCGAAAGCGTCAATGCCTTCGGCCGTTACAGCGTGCGCTACGGGGCCACTTCGTTCGACCAGACCATCGACAATGTACGCATGATCGACCTGGACGATGACGACGCGGTAATCGGCATGTACACCACTGCCGAAATTATCGGCCTGAGCCTGCCCGAGCAGGCCATCCGCAACCAGGCGAAGGTGATTGCCAAAGGGTTGCTGCAACGCTTTGAACGACGCGGCCGTGAACTGACGTTGCTGATCGTGCTGAACAAGGTGGGCGGCGCTGCGTTCGTGCGCCGCCATGTGCAAGCGGAGCTGGCATTGCTGTGCCCGCCTGCAATCGGCCAGCAAGTGCTGGAAAAGACCCACTTCGCCGAAACAGTGGTCAGCCGCATTGTCTCCAAGCTCAGCAACGATGCACTGGTGCGACAACTGCGCATCAAGTCGCAGATTTTCCAGAACAGCCTGGAAGACGAGCCGGCCATCGCCAAAAACGCATCGACGCCAATGCCTGAGTACGAACGACTGATCGGGCGCTTCAGGCCCTTTGCCCAGCCCAGCAGCGCGATGAGCCAGTTGCACCTGATCCTGTTCAACAGCGAACCCGACATGCCGCTGTATGTAGAGCACGGCAGCGATCTGCTCGAACGCCTGCGCCAGGTGAAGACGGTGCCTGACATCACCCAGATCCAGGTCATCAAGAACCGCCTGTGGAACGGGCCGCATGCCATCGTTGCCTGGTACGCCAGCCTGCTGGGCCATCATTCGGTGGGCCAAGGTATGGGCGATGCACGCGTGAGCGAACTGGCCGAGCGCCTGATTCGCCAGGAAGTCGGGCCTGCACTGGTGGCGGAGTACCCACAGATGGCGGAAGTGGTCAGCCGGTTTGCCGATACCTTCCTGGAACGCTGCAAAACCTCGTTCAAAGACCCCTGTGCCCGGGTGGGGCGCGACCCGTTGCGCAAGCTTCAACGCAACGAACGCATCTTCAGCAGCATCGACCTCGCACGCAAGCATGGTATTGAAACCCCGACGCTGGCGTTTGGCGCGGCCCTGGCCATTCACCATGCTTTGCGTAGCGAAGACGACAAGGCGCTGGAAGCTCGGGCAATCAGGCAGGTGTATCAGGACAACGACGGTAGTGTGGAGTCCGTGCTGATCTGTGACGTTGACGGTAATGGCAAGCGTTTTCCGGGGTTGGACCCGATCAGGGATGCGCAACTGATCAGTGCCATTTCAGGTGCGTTTCGGCAGTACCCACTGGGGGATGTGGCAACCAGGCTGGACGATTTTTGCATCGGTGCATGA
- a CDS encoding TonB-dependent siderophore receptor, translated as MDLLSRSRPALLAQAILMGAGLSLCQQVLAAPPSRHYDLPAAPLGQALDRFAEHTGISLLYDPQWVEGKYARAVEGQLPVKLALYLLLEGTGLTAEQAADGNWSLQPAAQQAGAPLALQSTMIQGQGLGEATENTGSYTTGATAVGSKVAQSIKEVPHSVSVVTRQRIEDQNLTTLTDALDKTTGVTLQKNGATGSSLGNDTNFFSRGFAVSNIQFDGGAPMDTAISGYGSISQLDLAQYDHVEFLRGVDGLYSGSGNPGGSINLVRKRALEHDQLKFSASAGSWDTYRSELDVTGPLTETGNIRGRAGLAYQNNRFHYDTANMEKHLFYGSLEFDLSADTLLTVGGSYQESEGIPNFGGLPRYKDGADIGLPRKTSFLAGWGSVEEKTRQAYIKLDHSFNDDWMWTTDLTWMDMDRDGNSLFANGAVDPLTGSGTSWLNYPARTGLERKGINSYVKGGFDLFGLHHDVLVGGDYSHSDGYTVQRWGLLNFTPVDIFNPSTPVDPGSTPNKTHDNTTEKYGYYGMTRLALTDRTKLILGARVSTYKYRDTEVFFDDFGNVLDDPAPYHRGLKEQGVTTPYAGLTYDLTPQWTTYVSYAETYKPQFLQVAAGGKTLDAATAKNYEIGLKGLLFDERINTSFALYRIEQEGAAIQDTRYPQTYGASNCCFLNQGEVVSEGFDAEISGEVLTGLQLFAGYTYNHTVDKASDDTRSIYAAVTPKHLFKLWGTYRLPGALDKWKAGLGVTAQSSNGRSGTVTPYNPATGQYNGETQDFKFVQAGYAVWASSLEYQIDPNWVAVLNANNIFDKKYYQTVGTSANGNFYGEPRNFTLTVRATY; from the coding sequence ATGGATTTGTTGTCCCGTTCTCGCCCTGCCTTGCTTGCCCAGGCCATCCTCATGGGGGCGGGTTTAAGCCTTTGCCAGCAAGTGCTGGCCGCGCCGCCCAGCCGGCACTACGACCTGCCCGCAGCGCCCTTGGGCCAGGCATTGGACCGTTTTGCCGAACACACCGGTATCAGCTTGCTCTACGACCCACAGTGGGTTGAAGGCAAGTACGCACGCGCGGTAGAGGGCCAGCTACCCGTCAAGTTGGCGCTCTACCTGCTCTTGGAGGGCACTGGCCTGACTGCAGAGCAGGCGGCGGATGGCAACTGGTCGTTGCAACCCGCCGCGCAGCAAGCCGGTGCGCCGTTGGCGTTGCAAAGCACCATGATCCAGGGCCAGGGCCTGGGTGAGGCCACCGAGAACACGGGCTCCTACACCACCGGCGCAACCGCAGTTGGCAGCAAGGTAGCCCAGTCGATCAAGGAAGTGCCGCATTCGGTGTCGGTGGTCACCCGCCAGCGCATCGAAGACCAGAACCTCACCACCCTGACCGATGCGCTGGACAAGACCACTGGCGTAACCCTGCAGAAGAACGGTGCTACCGGTTCATCGTTGGGCAACGACACCAACTTCTTCTCGCGTGGTTTTGCCGTGTCGAACATCCAGTTCGACGGTGGCGCGCCGATGGACACCGCGATCTCGGGCTACGGTTCGATCAGCCAACTCGACCTGGCCCAGTACGACCACGTGGAGTTTTTGCGCGGTGTCGATGGCCTGTACTCCGGTAGCGGCAACCCCGGCGGCAGCATCAACCTGGTGCGCAAGCGTGCCCTGGAGCATGACCAGCTGAAGTTTTCCGCCTCGGCCGGCAGTTGGGACACTTACCGCAGTGAGCTCGATGTCACCGGGCCATTGACTGAAACCGGCAATATCCGCGGCCGTGCAGGGTTGGCGTACCAGAACAACAGGTTCCACTACGATACGGCGAACATGGAAAAACACCTGTTCTACGGTTCGCTGGAGTTCGACCTCAGCGCTGACACCCTGCTCACCGTTGGTGGCAGTTACCAGGAAAGCGAAGGCATCCCCAACTTCGGCGGCCTGCCACGCTACAAGGATGGCGCCGACATCGGCCTGCCACGCAAAACCTCCTTCCTTGCCGGCTGGGGCTCGGTTGAAGAAAAAACCCGGCAGGCCTATATCAAACTCGACCACAGCTTCAATGATGACTGGATGTGGACCACCGACCTGACCTGGATGGACATGGATCGCGACGGCAATTCGTTGTTCGCCAATGGCGCGGTCGACCCGCTTACCGGCAGCGGCACCAGCTGGCTGAACTACCCGGCCAGAACGGGGCTGGAGCGCAAAGGCATCAACAGCTACGTGAAAGGCGGCTTCGATCTGTTCGGCTTGCACCATGACGTACTTGTAGGTGGCGACTATTCGCACTCGGATGGCTACACCGTGCAGCGCTGGGGCCTGCTCAACTTTACGCCGGTCGATATCTTCAACCCGTCCACCCCTGTTGACCCGGGCAGCACGCCGAACAAGACCCACGACAACACCACCGAGAAGTACGGCTACTACGGCATGACCCGGTTGGCACTGACCGACCGGACCAAGTTGATCCTCGGTGCTCGCGTGTCTACCTACAAGTATCGCGACACAGAGGTGTTCTTCGATGACTTCGGCAACGTGCTGGATGACCCTGCGCCTTACCATCGTGGGCTCAAGGAACAGGGGGTAACCACACCCTATGCCGGCCTGACCTATGACCTGACCCCTCAATGGACCACGTATGTCAGCTACGCCGAAACCTACAAACCGCAGTTTCTGCAGGTGGCGGCGGGTGGCAAGACACTGGATGCGGCTACGGCAAAAAATTATGAAATTGGCTTGAAAGGCCTGTTGTTCGATGAGCGGATCAATACCAGTTTTGCCCTTTACCGTATCGAGCAGGAAGGCGCAGCTATCCAGGACACTCGATACCCGCAAACCTATGGCGCTTCCAACTGCTGTTTCCTCAACCAGGGAGAAGTGGTCAGTGAAGGCTTTGATGCCGAAATCAGCGGCGAAGTGCTGACCGGGCTTCAGTTGTTTGCCGGCTATACCTACAACCACACGGTCGACAAAGCCAGTGATGACACGCGCTCCATCTACGCGGCTGTCACCCCCAAGCACCTGTTCAAACTGTGGGGGACATACCGGTTGCCCGGCGCGCTGGACAAATGGAAGGCCGGCCTGGGTGTCACTGCCCAGAGCAGTAACGGCCGCAGCGGCACAGTCACTCCCTATAATCCGGCCACCGGCCAATACAACGGCGAAACCCAGGACTTCAAGTTTGTCCAGGCTGGTTACGCCGTGTGGGCTTCGAGCCTGGAATACCAGATTGACCCGAATTGGGTGGCAGTGCTGAACGCCAATAATATCTTCGATAAGAAGTACTACCAGACAGTGGGCACCTCGGCCAACGGCAACTTCTACGGCGAACCGCGCAACTTCACCCTGACCGTGCGTGCAACCTACTGA
- a CDS encoding FecR domain-containing protein, protein MTDKVLDQAIDWLVKLESSQHAPALLAACLAWRQADPRHEVTWQALHEAQTCFTQARALPAGVAISTLAEPGRRAAVKTLALGLLGLGMAGGTLQHTPWRVSLADYSTRSAERRRFELADGTVLKLNSQSALDVRFSHIERRVELREGQVNVKAGPDPLQRPLCVSSAQARFLGSAFDVCQESGRTRLTVDQGTVAIHLPGQPPVPAQAGEQFMVDGAGARRIERPTFEGSAWTRGLLITRQMPLQELAGHLARQRKGWVGCDPAIAALEISGVFQLDDTDNALRTLAHTLPVRLVWRTSLWVRMVPA, encoded by the coding sequence ATGACCGACAAGGTGCTCGACCAAGCCATCGACTGGCTGGTGAAGCTGGAGTCCTCTCAACACGCACCAGCGCTGTTGGCGGCCTGCCTGGCATGGCGTCAGGCCGATCCCCGGCACGAAGTGACCTGGCAGGCATTGCACGAAGCGCAAACCTGTTTTACCCAGGCGCGTGCACTGCCTGCCGGGGTGGCTATCAGCACGCTGGCCGAGCCAGGCCGCCGCGCGGCAGTGAAAACTTTGGCGCTGGGCCTGCTTGGCCTGGGCATGGCCGGTGGCACCCTGCAGCACACGCCTTGGCGCGTCAGCCTTGCCGACTACAGTACCCGCAGCGCAGAGCGGCGACGCTTCGAGCTGGCCGATGGCACCGTGTTAAAGCTCAACAGCCAGAGTGCGCTGGATGTGCGCTTCAGCCACATCGAGCGGCGGGTCGAGCTGCGCGAAGGGCAGGTGAATGTGAAAGCCGGCCCTGACCCGCTGCAGCGTCCTTTGTGCGTAAGTTCGGCGCAAGCCCGCTTCCTGGGGAGCGCTTTCGACGTTTGCCAGGAAAGCGGTCGCACGCGGCTCACCGTGGATCAAGGCACAGTCGCCATCCATCTGCCCGGTCAGCCTCCGGTACCAGCGCAGGCGGGGGAGCAGTTCATGGTCGATGGCGCAGGGGCGCGGCGCATCGAGCGGCCCACGTTCGAAGGCTCGGCCTGGACCCGCGGCCTGTTGATCACCCGGCAGATGCCGTTGCAGGAACTGGCCGGGCACCTGGCCCGCCAGCGCAAGGGTTGGGTGGGCTGCGATCCTGCCATTGCCGCCCTGGAAATCTCCGGGGTGTTTCAACTCGACGATACCGACAACGCCCTGCGCACGCTGGCCCATACGTTGCCTGTACGCCTGGTGTGGCGGACTTCACTGTGGGTACGCATGGTGCCTGCCTGA
- a CDS encoding sigma-70 family RNA polymerase sigma factor — protein MVSAREPVDALYRDHHAWLLNWLQRRQPYGDQARDVAHDTFLQVLLRPQQIAGLRQPRAWLSSVAKGLLIDRFRRQKLEAAYLQAIAQLPEAQAPSAERQLMLLQTLMQIDALLDGLPAKARMAFLLSRLEGLSYQDIAIRLDVSLSSVEKYMAKAIRHCYQISHEQ, from the coding sequence ATCGTGTCTGCCCGCGAGCCTGTCGATGCGCTTTATCGTGACCATCACGCCTGGCTGTTGAACTGGCTGCAGCGGCGCCAGCCCTATGGCGACCAGGCCCGCGATGTTGCGCACGACACCTTCCTGCAAGTGCTGTTGCGCCCCCAGCAGATCGCCGGGCTGCGCCAGCCCCGGGCGTGGCTGAGCAGCGTGGCCAAGGGCCTGTTGATCGACCGCTTTCGTCGACAGAAACTGGAAGCGGCCTATCTGCAGGCAATCGCGCAACTGCCGGAAGCACAGGCGCCCTCCGCCGAGCGGCAACTGATGTTGTTGCAGACACTCATGCAGATTGATGCCCTGCTCGACGGCCTGCCTGCCAAAGCGCGCATGGCGTTCCTGTTGTCGCGCCTCGAAGGGTTGAGCTATCAGGACATCGCCATTCGCCTGGATGTCAGCCTCAGCAGCGTCGAGAAGTACATGGCCAAGGCCATTCGTCATTGCTATCAGATCAGCCACGAGCAATGA
- a CDS encoding aldolase, with translation MTTTMHTPKDQLVKLAQQQMLTALADNTYSARQKLALTCRILFDGGHDSGLAGQITARAQEPGTYYTQQLGLGFDEIAASNLLVVDEDLTVLQGRGMANPANRFHSWLYRARPDVNCIIHTHPLHSAALSMLEVPLAISHMDLCPLFDDCAFLKEWPGVPVGNEEGEIIAKAIGDKRAILLSHHGLLIAGGSIEEACVLALLFERAAKMQLLAMGAGDIRPIPEALGKEAHDWISTPKRHGAAFSYYARRALRAHGDCLG, from the coding sequence ATGACGACCACCATGCACACCCCCAAGGACCAGTTGGTCAAACTCGCCCAGCAGCAGATGCTGACGGCGCTGGCCGACAACACCTACAGCGCCCGACAGAAACTCGCCCTCACCTGCCGCATCCTGTTCGACGGCGGCCACGACTCTGGCCTGGCCGGGCAGATCACCGCACGGGCGCAGGAGCCTGGCACCTACTACACCCAGCAACTGGGCCTGGGCTTCGACGAAATCGCCGCCTCCAACCTGCTGGTGGTGGACGAAGACCTCACCGTGCTGCAAGGCCGCGGCATGGCCAACCCGGCCAACCGTTTCCACAGCTGGCTGTACCGCGCCCGCCCCGACGTCAACTGCATCATCCACACCCACCCGCTGCACAGCGCCGCCCTGTCGATGCTGGAGGTGCCGCTGGCCATCTCGCACATGGACCTGTGCCCGTTGTTCGACGATTGCGCTTTCCTCAAGGAATGGCCCGGCGTGCCGGTGGGCAACGAGGAAGGTGAAATCATTGCCAAGGCGATCGGTGACAAGCGCGCAATCCTGCTATCGCACCACGGCCTGCTGATTGCCGGCGGCTCGATCGAAGAAGCCTGTGTGCTGGCCCTGTTGTTTGAGCGCGCAGCCAAGATGCAACTGCTGGCCATGGGCGCCGGTGACATCCGCCCCATCCCCGAAGCGCTGGGCAAGGAAGCCCACGACTGGATCTCCACCCCCAAACGTCATGGCGCCGCGTTCAGCTACTACGCGCGCCGTGCCTTGCGTGCCCATGGCGACTGCCTGGGCTGA
- a CDS encoding dihydrodipicolinate synthase family protein encodes MSTPVIRGVIGYTITPFTAEGTLDLDALGTSIDSLIADGVHAIAPLGSTGEGAYLSDSEWETVVRFSQARIAGRVPSVVSVSDLTTARTVQRARLAQACGATAVMVLPISYWKLTEAEVIAHYKAVGAAIDIPIMLYNNPGTSGTDLSVELILRILGEVPNVTMVKESTGDIQRMHRLFKATDGQVAFYNGCNPLTLEALVAGATGWCTAAPNLIPALNLALWDAVQQGDLGEARALFYRQYELLEYITRRGLPTTIKAGLKMLGQDVGAPRLPLQQLDAQGSSYLQSLLVELTGYAGN; translated from the coding sequence ATGTCTACACCTGTAATTCGCGGCGTTATCGGCTACACCATTACTCCTTTCACGGCGGAGGGCACGCTTGATCTGGATGCCCTGGGCACGTCCATCGACAGCCTGATCGCAGACGGCGTGCACGCCATCGCCCCGCTGGGCAGCACCGGCGAAGGGGCCTACCTGTCCGACAGCGAATGGGAAACCGTGGTGCGCTTCAGCCAGGCACGCATTGCCGGCCGTGTGCCCAGCGTGGTCAGCGTCTCCGACCTGACCACTGCCCGTACCGTGCAGCGCGCCCGCCTGGCACAGGCCTGCGGCGCCACGGCAGTGATGGTGCTGCCCATTTCCTACTGGAAGCTCACCGAAGCCGAAGTGATCGCCCACTACAAAGCCGTCGGCGCGGCCATCGACATCCCGATCATGCTCTACAACAACCCGGGCACCAGCGGCACCGACCTGTCGGTGGAGCTGATCCTGCGCATTCTCGGCGAAGTGCCCAATGTGACGATGGTCAAGGAAAGCACCGGTGACATTCAGCGCATGCACCGCCTGTTCAAGGCCACCGATGGCCAGGTGGCGTTCTATAACGGTTGCAACCCGTTGACCCTGGAAGCCTTGGTAGCCGGCGCCACAGGCTGGTGCACCGCCGCGCCCAACCTGATCCCGGCACTGAACCTGGCACTGTGGGACGCCGTGCAGCAAGGCGACCTGGGCGAAGCCCGCGCGCTGTTCTATCGCCAGTACGAACTGCTGGAGTACATCACCCGCCGCGGCCTGCCCACCACCATCAAGGCCGGCCTGAAAATGCTCGGCCAGGATGTCGGCGCGCCACGCCTGCCCCTGCAACAGCTGGATGCGCAAGGCAGCAGCTACCTGCAAAGCCTGCTGGTAGAGCTGACGGGTTACGCAGGTAACTGA
- a CDS encoding benzoate/H(+) symporter BenE family transporter: MDAPIQSSSTPLHLKDILHPLIAGLVSVIVNYGGTFILVFQAAKVAGLSPELTSSWVWAVSIGVGLSGLVLSWYSREPVITAWSTPAAAFLVTALASVPYSEAIGAYILSATGFVVLGLTGCFERLVRVIPGGIAAGLLAGILLQFGIGAFAGLSVDPVLAGLLIAAYVAFKRFTARYAVVGILLLGLGYLLLQGQAGLGALRLEFASPVLTTPTFSLNAALSVALPLFLITLTGQYMPGMLVLRNDGFKTSANPIVAVTGLGSLLMAPFGSHAFNIAAITAAICTGKEAHEDPGKRWLAGIAAGVCYILVGVFGVTLASVFMALPGTFISTLAGLALLGTIGASLASAMADARTREAALITFLAAAANISLFGIGGAFWGLVIGLLAYAVLNGRLPRVNRSSR, encoded by the coding sequence ATGGACGCGCCTATCCAAAGCTCTTCAACCCCGCTACACCTGAAAGACATCCTGCATCCTCTGATAGCCGGGCTCGTCTCAGTCATCGTCAACTACGGCGGCACCTTCATCCTGGTGTTCCAGGCTGCCAAGGTTGCCGGGTTAAGTCCGGAGCTAACTTCATCCTGGGTCTGGGCCGTGTCGATCGGTGTCGGCCTCAGCGGCCTGGTGCTGTCCTGGTACAGCCGAGAACCGGTGATCACAGCCTGGTCCACGCCTGCAGCCGCATTTTTGGTCACGGCCTTGGCCAGCGTGCCCTACAGCGAAGCCATCGGTGCCTATATATTGTCGGCCACCGGTTTCGTGGTGCTGGGGCTGACCGGGTGCTTTGAGCGCCTGGTGCGGGTCATCCCCGGAGGGATTGCCGCCGGGTTGCTGGCGGGGATCCTGCTGCAGTTCGGCATCGGCGCGTTTGCCGGCCTGTCGGTAGACCCGGTCCTGGCAGGGTTGCTGATTGCAGCTTATGTGGCATTCAAACGCTTCACTGCCCGTTACGCCGTGGTCGGCATTCTGCTGCTGGGCCTGGGCTACCTGTTGCTGCAGGGGCAAGCTGGCCTGGGGGCGCTGCGCCTGGAGTTCGCCTCACCGGTGCTCACCACGCCCACCTTCTCCCTCAACGCCGCCCTCAGCGTGGCCTTGCCGTTGTTCCTGATCACCCTCACCGGCCAGTACATGCCCGGCATGCTGGTGCTGCGCAACGATGGCTTCAAGACCAGCGCCAACCCGATTGTCGCGGTCACTGGCCTGGGCTCGTTGCTGATGGCGCCCTTTGGATCGCATGCCTTCAACATCGCCGCAATCACTGCGGCCATCTGCACCGGCAAGGAAGCCCATGAGGACCCAGGCAAGCGCTGGCTGGCGGGGATTGCTGCCGGTGTCTGCTACATCCTTGTGGGGGTGTTCGGGGTCACTCTGGCGAGTGTGTTCATGGCTTTGCCAGGTACCTTCATCAGCACTTTGGCCGGCCTCGCCCTGTTGGGCACCATCGGTGCCAGCCTGGCCAGCGCCATGGCCGATGCCCGCACGCGCGAAGCGGCACTGATCACCTTCCTGGCGGCGGCGGCCAACATCAGCCTGTTCGGCATTGGCGGGGCCTTCTGGGGGCTGGTCATTGGCCTGCTGGCCTATGCCGTGTTGAACGGGCGACTACCTCGGGTCAACCGTTCATCCCGGTAG
- a CDS encoding MFS transporter encodes MPHAGPKLLTQIAAVHFVSHVHIMLIPALLPVLPGLLGVGFVELGVALAVFNIVSALVQAPLGYAVDHYGARKVLKAGLLLGSASFLLLAVSPGYAVLLIAMAMAGLANGVYHPADYALLANGIEQGRLGRSFSIHTFAGFLGSAITPAMFLGVATVFGTQTALAAGAMVGVGALLFISVPGSGVYQVSGHGNKRDAGPAGAPGRLRLFTPTICVLTVLFILLNLSTSAIEKFSVAALVQGQGLTLAWANTALTAFLLSSAVGVLCGGALADRTRRHGLVAALAFALAAALTALVALGLVRDWALVAVLGAIGLLTGVIAPSRDMLVKAAAPRGAEGKTFGLVSTGFNIGGAIGPVAFGWMLDQRLPEGIFIASVVFMLLTVLLTLAQEAYSARKRRQHV; translated from the coding sequence ATGCCCCACGCTGGCCCCAAGCTGCTTACCCAAATTGCTGCCGTGCACTTCGTCAGCCATGTGCACATCATGCTGATCCCGGCATTGCTGCCCGTACTCCCCGGCCTGCTGGGCGTGGGGTTTGTCGAGCTTGGCGTGGCCCTCGCGGTGTTCAACATCGTCTCTGCCCTGGTGCAGGCGCCGCTAGGCTATGCCGTCGACCACTACGGTGCGCGCAAAGTGCTCAAGGCCGGGTTGCTGCTAGGCAGCGCCAGTTTCCTGCTGCTGGCGGTCAGCCCCGGCTATGCGGTGTTGCTGATAGCAATGGCCATGGCCGGCCTGGCCAATGGTGTTTACCACCCTGCCGATTACGCATTGCTGGCCAACGGCATTGAGCAAGGCCGCCTGGGGCGCTCGTTCTCGATCCATACGTTCGCCGGTTTCCTCGGTTCGGCTATAACGCCAGCGATGTTTCTGGGCGTTGCCACTGTGTTCGGCACACAGACCGCTTTGGCAGCGGGTGCGATGGTTGGTGTTGGCGCTCTGCTGTTCATCTCGGTGCCAGGCAGCGGTGTCTATCAGGTTTCCGGGCATGGCAACAAACGTGATGCCGGCCCTGCTGGAGCGCCGGGCAGGTTACGCTTGTTTACACCGACCATCTGTGTGTTGACGGTGTTGTTCATCCTGTTGAACCTGAGCACCAGTGCCATCGAGAAATTTTCCGTGGCCGCCCTGGTCCAGGGCCAGGGCCTGACCCTGGCCTGGGCCAACACAGCGCTCACGGCGTTTCTGCTCAGCAGTGCGGTGGGCGTTTTGTGTGGCGGGGCGCTGGCTGACCGTACCCGGCGCCATGGGCTGGTGGCGGCACTGGCCTTTGCCCTTGCGGCGGCGCTGACTGCGCTGGTGGCACTTGGGCTGGTGCGAGACTGGGCATTGGTGGCGGTGCTGGGAGCGATCGGCTTGCTGACGGGGGTGATCGCGCCGTCGCGGGACATGCTGGTGAAGGCGGCGGCACCACGTGGTGCCGAGGGCAAAACCTTCGGGCTGGTCTCGACCGGTTTCAACATCGGCGGCGCCATCGGGCCTGTTGCGTTCGGCTGGATGCTCGACCAGCGCCTGCCGGAAGGCATCTTCATTGCTTCGGTGGTGTTCATGTTGCTGACCGTACTCCTGACCCTGGCGCAGGAGGCGTATTCAGCCAGGAAACGTCGCCAGCATGTTTAG